The Chitinophaga pinensis DSM 2588 region TCAGTTGCAGCACGACCTTCGCCGGAATTTGTTGCTACCGCCACCGAGTCGACAATACTGAACGTTTTATAGGATGAGAAATTTACGCTGTCGTCGTAGTTGGTTACATAGATCCTGGATTCTTCTTCTGTCATATCTTTCAGCGGATCTTTACTGCAGCTGCTGAATGACAGTACGCCTAATGCGGCACACATTAATAACATGACTCTTTTCATATTCACGGGTTTTATTTTGTTGTTCTCTCAGGTAGGTAAAGGGAGGAAATGAGACCTTCTGTATAATTACAGATAACATGAAATGTGCCAATAGCTTCCTTGTTTTTGTAGTAGCACATCTGTTTAACGTATTTGAACTTCCGATGTTACATGAAGTTTATCTGAGAAATGTTAAGGTATTCCTAAAACGTGTATAACTCGTCATCAGGAGGAATCACGTAGAAATGAAGTGAAGGAGGGAAATGTAGTTGATAGTATTAAATTTCTCCAGTTATAATAGCTTATCGAAGCCTACAGCACATTGAATTTTTTAAGATATATGGGTTACTGATAACGCCTGTCTGAGAACGGCGCAAAATTTCACGTGTTACTCAATATGAGTCCGGTAAGACGGATGGTATCACAAAAAGAAAGCGGCGATTCAGTATACCTGAATCGCCGCTTTCTGATCTATAAAAAATTTATGAATGTACCGCAGAAAGATAAACCGCCTTTTCAGCCAGCTCACTTTTAAGCTGCATGGCAGAGGTAAAATGAATACCGTCAATACCACAAGCGGCTGCTCCACGGATATTGCGCTCGTTATCGTCAATGAACAGGGTAGAAGAAGGATCCAGGTCATAACGGTCCAGCAGCAGGTTATAGAATGCTGCATCCGGCTTACGGATCTTTTCTCTTCCTGACACAACAATACCGTCAAACCACTGAAGGAACGGATAAGTGACCAAAGCCAGGGGAAAAGTTTCATTAGACCAGTTCGTCAGGGCGTACAGCTTAAACTGATTGCATTCTTTGAGCTCTCTGAGCACCTCTACGGTCTCTTCAATCTGACCACCAAGCATTTCCTTCCAACGACCATAAAACGCCCTTATTTCAGCCTCAAATTGCGGATGTTGGGTAATCAGCTGTTCTGTGGCATCCTGCAGACTTCTGCCGGCGTCCTGCTCTTCATTCCAGGCAGATGTACAGATATTAGCAAGGAAAAAGTCGGTTTCTGCTGCTGTCGCAAATATCTTATTGTACAGATAACGCGGGTTCCAATCTATCAGCACGGCGCCAAGATCAAAGACCAGGTTGGAATAATTTTTAGTAGCAGCAGTATTCATGTGGATAAAGGTAATATATTTTATAAATTAGGGAAAAATATAAATTGTTGCAGTGATGCAGAAATCAGTCTTATTTGTTTTCACGCATATCTCGGAGTAATCTGATGGTAAGCAATGAGATGAGTATGATGATACCTATTATGCCGGCCCAGATCCATCCTTTGGTTTTAAATATTGTAGGTTCTTCTTTCGTAACAGTTGTTGGCTTTGGTGCTATAACGCCGGAAGCTGCTATGATATTGTCCGCCTTCAGTTCAGGAATACGGTTGGGCAGTTTTCCCGCAAAATAGGGCAGGTCGTATACAGGAGCGCTAAGCGCCGGACTGCCGGTTTTTATAACATAACTCTTTCCTTTTTCCAGCCAGGTGGTCAGGCGATATGCGGCCTGCCAGGCATACACCGCTTTTATTTTGAGTGCCTGGTTGTCTTCATTTTCTATCACGATGTAACATTCCGTTGTTTTTAGCGGTGTGCGTAGTTTGACCGTATTGGCCTGTCCTGTAGCCAGGGCAAAGCGCTCACCGGATGCAATACCCGAACGCCAGTCGTCTGTGATATAGGCAATACGGTAATAGTAACCAGGCGTATTGACCTGGAACTGCAATTGTCTGATCAGGAAAGCGGCTGCAAATTGCAGCTGCAACACCGTTTGCGTAGCCGGCGCTTCCTTTACCGGTGTAACAACGGGAGCTGGTAAGGCAACGAGCTGATTGCTGTCGCAGGCCAGGATATAGGAAACGACTTTCTGCTGGTCATAGATCCGGATATCTCTCAGATCGGCCCCATTGCTTTTAGCGACCAATGCAGGTGTCACTGGGATATTATAAAATCCTGAATCCGGGGTGACCGGCAGGTTGGCCTGCCACGCAAATCGTTGTGCCGTGGCTGATAAACCTGTTATCGTCAGTAAGAAGGTGAATAACTGTATGAACTTAGCTGGCTGTCTTGTCTTCATCGGTCAGTAGTATTTTTTTCAGGCGCTGATACATGAATGAAATGACCAGCAGCAGTATACCCAGGGAAATAAATGCGGCGATCTTGCCTCCTTCTGAAAGATTACGCAGATCGAATACAAAAAGCTTCAGTAGTGTAAGCGCAAACAGGGTGATGGAAATAATACGCACCTGTTTTGATTGCCACCTGAATCCCAGGTAGATCAGGATAAATGCAAAGGCGCCCCATAAGATCGTATATCCTATGCGCTGACTGGTATTCTCCAGCTCTGCATGTTGTATACCTGTCAGTGCAACAATATGATCCAGCGAAGCGCTCAGCACATACAGCAGTACAAAGGTGGCTACCCACTGGAAGATATGTATAGCGTCTTTTTTGTCAGCTGCTTTTACCGTCAGATATGCCTGATACAGCATTGTCAGCAACCCTGCAATCAGCAGATAAGACAGCAGAAAATGCACCAATGGTTTATGTGATTCCAGGTAAGCAGTACGCACATCAATAATCACCCAGTTGTAATAGACAATAAATACGATGAGTGCAATAGCTGACAGTATGATACTTGACAGTTGCAGAAAAGCATGTTCTTTTCTGCTCCGGTACAACACAAACGCCAGGAATATATAGTTATAGATACCTGAGCAAATAGGATTGATCGCCGGCCAGTGTACATCCGTCTGATAGTAAAGCTCAAGGATACCGGTGGTATAAATCAGCACCACTGCCAGCAGACCGAAAGCATATCTTACCGCAGATACAGGTGTTTCCGGCAGGAAATTTTCCGCTGTTTCTTTCTTCAGCAGCTGTCTGATCATAAACACAGCCGCTATACATACAGCGCCTGTAATAAAGCCCTGGTTCAGTATTGGCCACATATTGCGGGACTGTGCATAGCGCAGGTCGCCATACACCTGTTCCCAGTCCATCAGCAGACTGACTGTCATCAACACAAAAACAATGCAGGCAGCATACTTCATCAACGGCAAACGGGAGCGCTGGAACAACCACAACAGCAATACAGCCTCCGCTGCCCAGAATAAAGTGATATGATTACCATTCAGCTGCACAGGCGCAGCAAGGCTCAGAAAGCTTAAAGTAAGACCAATCAGCAGATAGATCAGGTTCTTGTCAGCATGTTGATTACGATACAGCGAATAAGCAAAAATGAAGTTGAAGATGGCGATACAGGCGGTGAATAGCCCCTGTAATATTTCATGGTGCATGTGGTGCAGTATCAGCATACCTGCGGCATAATACAGGAACGTATTACTCAGCAATATAATGATCTCCGTGGCTTTGAACTGTATACGCTGCTTCAGATTGTTCACCACATTCATCAGGAAGAATATGATATAGAATAATGTTGCAAATACAAGCGCTGTTATAAATGGTGGTGTTGCCTGTTTTACGGCGCCAACCAATAACCAGCTACCAAACAGGATAATGGTGGCCGCATAGCTGATAATGTTAACAATGTTCCATTTCTTATAGTATGCCAGTATCAGCATACCAACATTCAGGATCAGTATATAGGTAAATAAAACAGCGGCATTACCCGCGCCGGTACTGATCAGCAGGGGAGAAGAGAAACCGCCTAATATGGCAAACACGGCCAGTTCCTTTCTGTCATAACTCAGTGAAAGTACCACCGTAAATGCCGTGATCAGTATCATCATGATAAAGGCCAGTGTCTGACTGATCAGATGATATTGCTGGAAAGCAATGGTAATACTGAAGTAAAGCACTGCTACACCACCGCCTACCAGCACAGAGCTGAAAGCATTGAATGTTTTGCGTAAACGGTGTGCCACGCCGATCAGGATACCACCGCAGAGAATACCGATAAAGGTACGTCCGGTTTCATTGATCCAATTGTTGTCAATAGCGTATTTCAGGAAGAAGCCGATACCG contains the following coding sequences:
- a CDS encoding DUF2339 domain-containing protein gives rise to the protein MAVITFILLIVILIIVINTGNSLKSKLVELEYKLERLLRQQQETGPSSPHEEYAPRRDWDRQAAVRPEPKPYIPPPIVEDVPLPPPPPVTTTPVIDIPATPEPEPAATPALEAAFTAYEGALSGNEQTGTADISGVSEQAAAFTPAAPAEPKPSFWEKNPDLEKFIGENLFNKIGIAILVIGIGFFLKYAIDNNWINETGRTFIGILCGGILIGVAHRLRKTFNAFSSVLVGGGVAVLYFSITIAFQQYHLISQTLAFIMMILITAFTVVLSLSYDRKELAVFAILGGFSSPLLISTGAGNAAVLFTYILILNVGMLILAYYKKWNIVNIISYAATIILFGSWLLVGAVKQATPPFITALVFATLFYIIFFLMNVVNNLKQRIQFKATEIIILLSNTFLYYAAGMLILHHMHHEILQGLFTACIAIFNFIFAYSLYRNQHADKNLIYLLIGLTLSFLSLAAPVQLNGNHITLFWAAEAVLLLWLFQRSRLPLMKYAACIVFVLMTVSLLMDWEQVYGDLRYAQSRNMWPILNQGFITGAVCIAAVFMIRQLLKKETAENFLPETPVSAVRYAFGLLAVVLIYTTGILELYYQTDVHWPAINPICSGIYNYIFLAFVLYRSRKEHAFLQLSSIILSAIALIVFIVYYNWVIIDVRTAYLESHKPLVHFLLSYLLIAGLLTMLYQAYLTVKAADKKDAIHIFQWVATFVLLYVLSASLDHIVALTGIQHAELENTSQRIGYTILWGAFAFILIYLGFRWQSKQVRIISITLFALTLLKLFVFDLRNLSEGGKIAAFISLGILLLVISFMYQRLKKILLTDEDKTAS
- a CDS encoding HAD family hydrolase, with the protein product MNTAATKNYSNLVFDLGAVLIDWNPRYLYNKIFATAAETDFFLANICTSAWNEEQDAGRSLQDATEQLITQHPQFEAEIRAFYGRWKEMLGGQIEETVEVLRELKECNQFKLYALTNWSNETFPLALVTYPFLQWFDGIVVSGREKIRKPDAAFYNLLLDRYDLDPSSTLFIDDNERNIRGAAACGIDGIHFTSAMQLKSELAEKAVYLSAVHS